From the Oryzias latipes chromosome 22, ASM223467v1 genome, one window contains:
- the erich1 gene encoding glutamate-rich protein 1 isoform X1 — protein sequence MARRKEVFQSKVLQKLYPAPPTLEKETSAPSTEALAKTTDIKRKTSSFDTVFENAGKKRSRKMYTVLPPPPGHSIHSEEWASLPQLGLDSDIAAAEERRHSEESDESTEANQRKKRRRKRKRHAANPPGSGKEGAVPCGESSAGQVPAQRGECTSKNRKRKLKKKRHKEKLKSTGQMPRAAALEFTFQQVEEEEEEEEDKRRTVDLLEFLRKTAEIYLSDPSQQREQLLHLSASVDELVDSIACGSKASSAVKQLFCLKTFAEQNKTQNLQNALKELSNDSILTAEETAAVTSLFQYWLTDILPMRAERTGPAT from the exons ATGGCACGAAGAAAAGAGG TTTTTCAATCAAAAGTTCTCCAAAAGCTTTACCCTGCCCCACCTACGTTGGAGAAAGAAACCAGCGCGCCATCTACTGAAGCCTTAGCCAAAACAACagacataaaaaggaaaacgtCTTCATTTGACACAGTATTTG AAAATGCAGGTAAAAAGCGGAGCCGGAAGATGTACACAGTCCTGCCGCCTCCACCTGGCCACAGTATTCATTCAGAGGAATGGGCCTCACTTCCCCAGCTAGGATTGGATAGTGACATAGCTGCAGCAG AGGAACGTCGCCACAGTGAAGAATCGGACGAGTCCACAGAAGCAAACCAGAGGAAAAAGAGGAGGCGAAAAAGGAAGCGGCATGCAGCAAACCCTCCCGGTTCTGGGAAAGAAGGCGCCGTTCCATGCGGCGAATCCAGCGCGGGTCAGGTGCCTGCGCAAAGAGGCGAATGCACGAGCAAGAACAGGAAGAGAAAGCTGAAGAAGAAACGGCACAAGGAGAAGCTGAAGTCCACGGGTCAGATGCCGCGGGCCGCTGCTCTGGAGTTCACCTTCCAACAagttgaggaggaggaggaggaggaggaggacaaaaGAAGAACTGTGGATCTGTTAGAGTTTTTaaggaaaacagcagaaatcTATCTGTCTGATC CTTCCCAGCAGAGAGAGCAGCTCCTTCATCTGTCAGCGTCTGTAGATGAGCTGGTTGACAGTATAGCATGTGGGTCGAAGGCCAGCTCTGCCGTGAAGCAGCTGTTCTGTCTGAAAACCTTTGCTGAGCAGAATAAGACCCAAAATCTCCAGAACGCTCTGAAGGAACTCAGCAACGACTCCATCCTGACCGCAG agGAAACGGCAGCAGTCACATCCCTGTTCCAGTACTGGCTGACAGACATTCTGCCCATGCGAGCAGAGAGGACGGGACCTGCAACATGA
- the erich1 gene encoding glutamate-rich protein 1 isoform X5 — protein MARRKEEERRHSEESDESTEANQRKKRRRKRKRHAANPPGSGKEGAVPCGESSAGQVPAQRGECTSKNRKRKLKKKRHKEKLKSTGQMPRAAALEFTFQQVEEEEEEEEDKRRTVDLLEFLRKTAEIYLSDPSQQREQLLHLSASVDELVDSIACGSKASSAVKQLFCLKTFAEQNKTQNLQNALKELSNDSILTAEETAAVTSLFQYWLTDILPMRAERTGPAT, from the exons ATGGCACGAAGAAAAGAGG AGGAACGTCGCCACAGTGAAGAATCGGACGAGTCCACAGAAGCAAACCAGAGGAAAAAGAGGAGGCGAAAAAGGAAGCGGCATGCAGCAAACCCTCCCGGTTCTGGGAAAGAAGGCGCCGTTCCATGCGGCGAATCCAGCGCGGGTCAGGTGCCTGCGCAAAGAGGCGAATGCACGAGCAAGAACAGGAAGAGAAAGCTGAAGAAGAAACGGCACAAGGAGAAGCTGAAGTCCACGGGTCAGATGCCGCGGGCCGCTGCTCTGGAGTTCACCTTCCAACAagttgaggaggaggaggaggaggaggaggacaaaaGAAGAACTGTGGATCTGTTAGAGTTTTTaaggaaaacagcagaaatcTATCTGTCTGATC CTTCCCAGCAGAGAGAGCAGCTCCTTCATCTGTCAGCGTCTGTAGATGAGCTGGTTGACAGTATAGCATGTGGGTCGAAGGCCAGCTCTGCCGTGAAGCAGCTGTTCTGTCTGAAAACCTTTGCTGAGCAGAATAAGACCCAAAATCTCCAGAACGCTCTGAAGGAACTCAGCAACGACTCCATCCTGACCGCAG agGAAACGGCAGCAGTCACATCCCTGTTCCAGTACTGGCTGACAGACATTCTGCCCATGCGAGCAGAGAGGACGGGACCTGCAACATGA
- the erich1 gene encoding glutamate-rich protein 1 isoform X3, whose protein sequence is MARRKEENAGKKRSRKMYTVLPPPPGHSIHSEEWASLPQLGLDSDIAAAEERRHSEESDESTEANQRKKRRRKRKRHAANPPGSGKEGAVPCGESSAGQVPAQRGECTSKNRKRKLKKKRHKEKLKSTGQMPRAAALEFTFQQVEEEEEEEEDKRRTVDLLEFLRKTAEIYLSDPSQQREQLLHLSASVDELVDSIACGSKASSAVKQLFCLKTFAEQNKTQNLQNALKELSNDSILTAEETAAVTSLFQYWLTDILPMRAERTGPAT, encoded by the exons ATGGCACGAAGAAAAGAGG AAAATGCAGGTAAAAAGCGGAGCCGGAAGATGTACACAGTCCTGCCGCCTCCACCTGGCCACAGTATTCATTCAGAGGAATGGGCCTCACTTCCCCAGCTAGGATTGGATAGTGACATAGCTGCAGCAG AGGAACGTCGCCACAGTGAAGAATCGGACGAGTCCACAGAAGCAAACCAGAGGAAAAAGAGGAGGCGAAAAAGGAAGCGGCATGCAGCAAACCCTCCCGGTTCTGGGAAAGAAGGCGCCGTTCCATGCGGCGAATCCAGCGCGGGTCAGGTGCCTGCGCAAAGAGGCGAATGCACGAGCAAGAACAGGAAGAGAAAGCTGAAGAAGAAACGGCACAAGGAGAAGCTGAAGTCCACGGGTCAGATGCCGCGGGCCGCTGCTCTGGAGTTCACCTTCCAACAagttgaggaggaggaggaggaggaggaggacaaaaGAAGAACTGTGGATCTGTTAGAGTTTTTaaggaaaacagcagaaatcTATCTGTCTGATC CTTCCCAGCAGAGAGAGCAGCTCCTTCATCTGTCAGCGTCTGTAGATGAGCTGGTTGACAGTATAGCATGTGGGTCGAAGGCCAGCTCTGCCGTGAAGCAGCTGTTCTGTCTGAAAACCTTTGCTGAGCAGAATAAGACCCAAAATCTCCAGAACGCTCTGAAGGAACTCAGCAACGACTCCATCCTGACCGCAG agGAAACGGCAGCAGTCACATCCCTGTTCCAGTACTGGCTGACAGACATTCTGCCCATGCGAGCAGAGAGGACGGGACCTGCAACATGA
- the erich1 gene encoding glutamate-rich protein 1 isoform X2 yields MARRKEVFQSKVLQKLYPAPPTLEKETSAPSTEALAKTTDIKRKTSSFDTVFEERRHSEESDESTEANQRKKRRRKRKRHAANPPGSGKEGAVPCGESSAGQVPAQRGECTSKNRKRKLKKKRHKEKLKSTGQMPRAAALEFTFQQVEEEEEEEEDKRRTVDLLEFLRKTAEIYLSDPSQQREQLLHLSASVDELVDSIACGSKASSAVKQLFCLKTFAEQNKTQNLQNALKELSNDSILTAEETAAVTSLFQYWLTDILPMRAERTGPAT; encoded by the exons ATGGCACGAAGAAAAGAGG TTTTTCAATCAAAAGTTCTCCAAAAGCTTTACCCTGCCCCACCTACGTTGGAGAAAGAAACCAGCGCGCCATCTACTGAAGCCTTAGCCAAAACAACagacataaaaaggaaaacgtCTTCATTTGACACAGTATTTG AGGAACGTCGCCACAGTGAAGAATCGGACGAGTCCACAGAAGCAAACCAGAGGAAAAAGAGGAGGCGAAAAAGGAAGCGGCATGCAGCAAACCCTCCCGGTTCTGGGAAAGAAGGCGCCGTTCCATGCGGCGAATCCAGCGCGGGTCAGGTGCCTGCGCAAAGAGGCGAATGCACGAGCAAGAACAGGAAGAGAAAGCTGAAGAAGAAACGGCACAAGGAGAAGCTGAAGTCCACGGGTCAGATGCCGCGGGCCGCTGCTCTGGAGTTCACCTTCCAACAagttgaggaggaggaggaggaggaggaggacaaaaGAAGAACTGTGGATCTGTTAGAGTTTTTaaggaaaacagcagaaatcTATCTGTCTGATC CTTCCCAGCAGAGAGAGCAGCTCCTTCATCTGTCAGCGTCTGTAGATGAGCTGGTTGACAGTATAGCATGTGGGTCGAAGGCCAGCTCTGCCGTGAAGCAGCTGTTCTGTCTGAAAACCTTTGCTGAGCAGAATAAGACCCAAAATCTCCAGAACGCTCTGAAGGAACTCAGCAACGACTCCATCCTGACCGCAG agGAAACGGCAGCAGTCACATCCCTGTTCCAGTACTGGCTGACAGACATTCTGCCCATGCGAGCAGAGAGGACGGGACCTGCAACATGA
- the erich1 gene encoding glutamate-rich protein 1 isoform X4, giving the protein MSLNELLIYLFLCFFVQYCSHFYFSCSSFHQGHQEFIAKERRHSEESDESTEANQRKKRRRKRKRHAANPPGSGKEGAVPCGESSAGQVPAQRGECTSKNRKRKLKKKRHKEKLKSTGQMPRAAALEFTFQQVEEEEEEEEDKRRTVDLLEFLRKTAEIYLSDPSQQREQLLHLSASVDELVDSIACGSKASSAVKQLFCLKTFAEQNKTQNLQNALKELSNDSILTAEETAAVTSLFQYWLTDILPMRAERTGPAT; this is encoded by the exons ATGAGCTTAAATGAGctgttgatttatttatttctttgtttttttgtccaatATTGTAGTCACTTTTACTTCAGCTGTTCCAGCTTCCATCAGGGTCACCAAGAATTCATTGCGA AGGAACGTCGCCACAGTGAAGAATCGGACGAGTCCACAGAAGCAAACCAGAGGAAAAAGAGGAGGCGAAAAAGGAAGCGGCATGCAGCAAACCCTCCCGGTTCTGGGAAAGAAGGCGCCGTTCCATGCGGCGAATCCAGCGCGGGTCAGGTGCCTGCGCAAAGAGGCGAATGCACGAGCAAGAACAGGAAGAGAAAGCTGAAGAAGAAACGGCACAAGGAGAAGCTGAAGTCCACGGGTCAGATGCCGCGGGCCGCTGCTCTGGAGTTCACCTTCCAACAagttgaggaggaggaggaggaggaggaggacaaaaGAAGAACTGTGGATCTGTTAGAGTTTTTaaggaaaacagcagaaatcTATCTGTCTGATC CTTCCCAGCAGAGAGAGCAGCTCCTTCATCTGTCAGCGTCTGTAGATGAGCTGGTTGACAGTATAGCATGTGGGTCGAAGGCCAGCTCTGCCGTGAAGCAGCTGTTCTGTCTGAAAACCTTTGCTGAGCAGAATAAGACCCAAAATCTCCAGAACGCTCTGAAGGAACTCAGCAACGACTCCATCCTGACCGCAG agGAAACGGCAGCAGTCACATCCCTGTTCCAGTACTGGCTGACAGACATTCTGCCCATGCGAGCAGAGAGGACGGGACCTGCAACATGA
- the LOC105356943 gene encoding uncharacterized protein LOC105356943 — protein sequence MFFRLPRLTPGYIRLLQTQAYHNTPVTAPPEKTMPGVAMLLGAVGIGMCGYSSRQLSLHHRPSTRVLHWVGTHTDASSMGVGAHRAPALDVPRRVPACADIPPPSFVGQKIPSN from the exons atgtttttcagactCCCACGGCTGACTCCTGGATATATCAGGCTGCTGCAG ACCCAGGCCTACCACAACACGCCTGTGACAGCTCCGCCTGAGAAGACCATGCCCGGTGTGGCCATGCTGCTGGGGGCTGTCGGGATCGGGATGTGCGGGTACAGCTCCAGACAGCTGTCCCTCCACCACCGGCCCTCCACCCGCGTCCTCCACTGGGTCGGCACCCACACTGATGCGAGCAGCATGGGTGTGGGTGCTCACCGGGCCCCTGCTCTGGATGTCCCTCGCAGAGTCCCTGCATGTGCCGACATCCCTCCACCGTCCTTTGTAGGACAGAAAATTCCTTCAAATTAA